Proteins from a genomic interval of Methanofollis formosanus:
- a CDS encoding cache domain-containing protein translates to MKQSALVILISLLIAAVLLASGCTGVQQSETPPTPTPTETIVPATTTAPATPAVTPSHTEDEMVAFVKEAVAFANEEGKAAALAEFSDPNGSFTRGDLYIYAYDFNGTTIAHPINPEMIGVNRLDEADVSGDLYIKELRDVALNGSGFVYFHYVDPAQNMTVRPKLGYVEKVDETWWLGSGIYGVEEAGRD, encoded by the coding sequence ATGAAGCAATCTGCTCTGGTGATTCTCATATCACTCCTGATCGCGGCGGTCCTCCTCGCGTCGGGCTGCACCGGGGTGCAGCAATCCGAAACGCCCCCGACCCCCACCCCGACGGAGACGATCGTTCCCGCGACCACGACCGCACCCGCAACACCGGCGGTGACGCCGTCGCACACCGAAGACGAGATGGTGGCCTTTGTCAAAGAGGCGGTGGCCTTCGCGAACGAAGAGGGGAAGGCCGCGGCTCTTGCGGAGTTCTCCGACCCCAACGGCTCGTTCACGCGGGGCGACCTCTACATCTATGCCTACGACTTCAACGGGACGACCATTGCCCACCCGATTAACCCTGAGATGATCGGCGTGAACCGCCTGGACGAGGCCGACGTCAGCGGCGACCTGTATATCAAGGAACTTCGGGACGTTGCCCTGAACGGCAGCGGGTTTGTGTATTTCCATTATGTCGACCCGGCGCAGAACATGACCGTCCGGCCGAAACTGGGTTATGTCGAGAAGGTGGACGAAACGTGGTGGCTGGGATCGGGGATCTATGGGGTCGAAGAGGCGGGGAGGGACTGA
- a CDS encoding nucleotidyltransferase family protein, translating into MQSREEVLATLASLKDELSTRFHVARIGVFGSVSRGEQTPESDIDILVEFSRPVGFFTFMELEQFLSERLAAPVDLVTPDAIKPIMKERIAAETAYV; encoded by the coding sequence ATGCAGTCCCGGGAGGAGGTGCTTGCCACCCTTGCAAGCCTCAAAGACGAACTCTCGACCCGATTCCATGTCGCGAGAATCGGAGTCTTCGGGTCGGTCTCCCGCGGCGAACAGACGCCGGAGAGCGACATCGACATCCTGGTCGAGTTCTCCCGGCCGGTCGGTTTTTTCACCTTCATGGAACTGGAGCAATTCCTCTCGGAACGGCTTGCAGCGCCGGTCGACCTGGTGACCCCCGACGCCATCAAACCGATCATGAAGGAGAGGATCGCGGCGGAAACGGCCTATGTCTGA
- a CDS encoding RNB domain-containing ribonuclease, with protein sequence MNEHAPIDLKAIARSTMQTYGFYPGFSRAVEREVGAIEAPAVPEDVADLRSLLWSSIDNIDSLDLDQIEHCERARRGGILVRVAITDVDAAVPKASATDRHAAHNGTAVYTGVETFSMLPERLSHGITSLLPGGPGRLAVVVEYTVRRDGSTRPGRVYRAVVSNRAKLVYEEVGDWLDGVGGPPAALADVPGLKEQLLLQDEAARRLRRYRTEHGALDLETIEARAVMEEETVTDLVVPRQNAARRLIEEFMIGANRAMTAFLDGAGVPMIQRVVLRPKNWEGIVKTAAGYGWHLPARPSAKALSKFLARRKKADPERFPDLSLTIVKLIGHGIYLPLEHGEPPYGHFGLAVTDYTHGTAPNRRYVDVVIQRLIKAALRGERCPYTRDELEDLAAWLTNREIASEKVERFMRKAAAAVLLQDRTGEVFDAIVTGASEKGTYVRLLAPPVEGRVMQGELGLYVGKNVRVRLIRTDPYNGYIDFERVWGRERSRLTRSPARTPYRSRTRGR encoded by the coding sequence ATGAACGAGCACGCACCCATCGACCTGAAGGCGATCGCACGGAGCACCATGCAGACCTACGGGTTCTATCCCGGATTTTCCCGGGCCGTCGAGCGGGAGGTCGGTGCGATCGAGGCGCCGGCCGTACCCGAGGACGTCGCCGACCTCCGGTCCCTCCTCTGGTCGTCCATCGACAACATCGACTCCCTTGACCTCGACCAGATCGAGCACTGCGAACGCGCCCGCCGCGGCGGGATCCTGGTCAGGGTGGCGATCACCGACGTGGACGCCGCCGTCCCGAAAGCCTCGGCGACCGACCGGCACGCCGCCCACAACGGCACCGCCGTCTACACCGGCGTCGAGACCTTCTCCATGCTCCCCGAACGCCTCTCGCACGGGATCACCTCGCTGCTCCCGGGCGGGCCGGGCCGCCTCGCGGTCGTCGTGGAGTACACCGTCCGCAGGGACGGGAGCACCAGGCCGGGCCGGGTCTACCGGGCGGTCGTCTCCAACCGGGCGAAACTCGTCTACGAGGAGGTCGGCGACTGGCTGGACGGCGTCGGCGGCCCGCCCGCGGCTCTCGCCGATGTCCCCGGCCTGAAAGAGCAACTCCTCCTCCAGGACGAAGCGGCCCGCCGCCTGCGAAGATACCGAACCGAGCACGGGGCACTTGACCTCGAGACCATCGAGGCCAGGGCCGTGATGGAGGAGGAGACGGTGACCGACCTCGTCGTCCCGCGGCAGAACGCAGCCCGCCGCCTCATCGAGGAGTTCATGATCGGGGCCAACCGGGCGATGACGGCATTCCTGGACGGGGCCGGTGTCCCGATGATCCAGCGGGTCGTGCTGCGGCCGAAGAACTGGGAGGGGATCGTGAAGACCGCCGCCGGATATGGCTGGCACCTCCCGGCGAGACCCAGCGCGAAGGCCCTCTCGAAGTTTCTTGCCAGGCGGAAGAAGGCCGACCCCGAACGCTTCCCCGACCTCTCCCTGACGATCGTGAAACTGATCGGGCACGGGATCTATCTGCCCCTCGAACATGGCGAACCCCCGTACGGCCACTTCGGCCTCGCGGTCACCGACTACACCCACGGCACCGCCCCGAACCGGCGCTACGTCGATGTCGTCATCCAGCGATTGATCAAGGCGGCCCTCCGCGGGGAGAGGTGCCCGTACACCCGCGATGAACTCGAAGACCTCGCCGCATGGTTGACCAACCGCGAGATCGCCTCCGAGAAGGTGGAGCGGTTCATGCGAAAGGCCGCGGCCGCGGTGCTCTTGCAGGACCGGACCGGCGAGGTCTTCGACGCCATCGTCACCGGCGCCTCGGAGAAAGGGACGTACGTCAGGCTCCTCGCACCCCCGGTCGAAGGGCGGGTGATGCAGGGCGAACTCGGGCTTTACGTCGGGAAAAATGTCCGCGTCCGCCTGATACGCACCGACCCGTACAACGGCTACATCGATTTCGAACGGGTCTGGGGGCGAGAACGCTCCCGTCTCACCCGCTCGCCAGCACGCACCCCATACAGATCGCGAACTCGAGGACGGTGA
- a CDS encoding DUF2115 domain-containing protein, whose translation MMPDAADRIRTAVRRLAACRTRGELGEAIAEELKRYALFDLQVIGGGMKKEVDPLPEPYRSRARPYFEEQLFGAYHRAMKAYRSGEFRQMDGAITDRERFERFVALVPDGCLRNQGETEFGLGGPLNTFFYYLVTGYAMFVEDGPGHPVGTPFPGGFTVERRGGKYLCPIRDKEEDVPFSICNVCPAEQMEGV comes from the coding sequence ATGATGCCAGACGCCGCCGACCGCATCCGTACCGCCGTCCGCCGCCTCGCCGCCTGCCGGACCAGAGGCGAACTCGGCGAGGCGATCGCGGAGGAACTGAAACGATACGCTCTCTTCGACCTCCAGGTCATCGGCGGCGGGATGAAGAAGGAGGTCGACCCCCTCCCCGAACCCTACCGGAGCCGCGCCCGCCCGTACTTCGAGGAGCAACTCTTCGGCGCCTACCACCGGGCGATGAAGGCGTACCGGAGCGGGGAGTTCAGGCAGATGGACGGGGCGATCACCGACCGCGAGCGCTTCGAGCGGTTCGTCGCCCTCGTCCCCGACGGCTGCCTCCGGAACCAGGGAGAGACCGAGTTCGGTCTTGGCGGGCCGCTCAACACCTTCTTCTACTATCTTGTCACCGGGTATGCGATGTTCGTCGAGGACGGCCCCGGCCACCCGGTCGGCACCCCGTTTCCGGGCGGGTTCACGGTCGAGCGCCGGGGCGGGAAATACCTCTGCCCGATCCGGGACAAAGAGGAGGACGTCCCCTTCTCGATCTGCAATGTCTGCCCGGCAGAGCAGATGGAAGGGGTGTGA
- the sepS gene encoding O-phosphoserine--tRNA ligase has translation MRFDPEEWKERARKDFEAAWHEGPQVLDQPGIAGTYPRKFYPRARPHPIAETIQRLREVYLEMGFAEARVPLFIEEQDVYKQFGPEASAVLDRVFYLGGLPRPNVGIGKKRLEEIGTILGREVTDEEEEKLRETLHGYKKGTVDGDELTHELAAVLSCDDALVVRIMDEVFPEFRELAPESSRTTLRSHMTSGWFLTLGAMWEKAALPVRMFSIDRCFRREQEEGPTRLMTYHSASCIVAGEDVTIEDGKAVSEALLSAFGFTDFEFRPDEKRSKYYIPDTQTEVYAKHPELGWVEVATFGMYSPAALAQYGVGVPVMNLGLGVERLAMIEYQADDIRALTYPQFFPQHLTDLDIARAVRPREEPQTALGREIAEAVVATATEHAAEPSPCAFVAWEGDLFGRQVKVSVVEDEEDSKLCGPATFNEIYVQDGKVLGVPDTPQFGKVRKKGTPAHLSYIQTIAALAAARIEEAVRCGEETSVQVKMAKVPSDVNLRIAGHAMRYLTDNNKKIDLRGPVFVTVRAEILG, from the coding sequence ATGAGGTTTGATCCGGAAGAATGGAAGGAACGTGCACGCAAAGATTTCGAGGCGGCGTGGCACGAGGGACCGCAGGTCCTGGACCAGCCAGGGATAGCCGGGACGTACCCGCGGAAGTTTTACCCGCGGGCGCGCCCACACCCGATCGCGGAGACGATCCAGCGGCTCCGTGAGGTGTACCTGGAGATGGGCTTTGCGGAGGCGCGGGTCCCGCTCTTCATCGAGGAGCAGGACGTGTACAAGCAGTTCGGGCCTGAGGCCAGCGCCGTCCTGGACCGGGTCTTCTACCTGGGCGGTCTGCCGCGTCCGAACGTGGGGATCGGCAAGAAGCGCCTGGAGGAGATCGGAACGATCCTGGGCCGCGAGGTCACGGACGAGGAGGAAGAAAAACTCCGCGAGACGCTCCACGGCTACAAGAAGGGAACGGTCGACGGGGACGAACTGACCCACGAACTCGCGGCGGTCCTCTCCTGCGACGACGCCCTGGTGGTCAGGATCATGGACGAGGTCTTCCCCGAGTTCAGGGAACTCGCGCCCGAGTCCTCGAGGACGACGCTGCGCTCGCACATGACCTCAGGATGGTTCCTCACCCTGGGGGCGATGTGGGAGAAGGCGGCCCTGCCGGTCAGGATGTTCTCGATTGACCGCTGTTTCCGCCGCGAGCAGGAGGAGGGGCCGACCAGGCTGATGACCTATCACTCGGCCTCCTGCATCGTGGCCGGGGAGGACGTGACGATCGAGGACGGCAAGGCGGTCTCCGAAGCGCTCCTCTCGGCCTTCGGCTTTACCGACTTCGAGTTCCGTCCCGACGAGAAGCGCTCCAAATATTATATCCCGGACACCCAGACCGAGGTCTACGCGAAGCACCCGGAGCTCGGGTGGGTCGAGGTCGCCACCTTCGGGATGTACTCACCGGCGGCCCTGGCGCAGTACGGCGTCGGCGTGCCGGTGATGAACCTGGGCCTGGGCGTCGAGCGTCTGGCGATGATCGAGTATCAGGCCGACGACATCAGGGCGCTCACGTACCCGCAGTTCTTCCCGCAGCACCTCACCGACCTGGACATCGCACGGGCGGTCAGACCGCGTGAGGAACCGCAGACCGCACTCGGACGGGAGATCGCCGAGGCCGTCGTCGCGACGGCGACCGAACACGCGGCCGAACCGTCGCCCTGCGCCTTCGTCGCGTGGGAGGGCGACCTCTTCGGCCGCCAGGTCAAAGTCTCGGTCGTCGAGGACGAAGAAGACTCGAAGCTCTGCGGTCCGGCGACCTTCAACGAGATCTATGTCCAGGACGGCAAGGTGCTCGGCGTCCCCGACACCCCGCAGTTCGGGAAGGTGAGGAAGAAGGGCACCCCGGCGCATCTCTCGTACATCCAGACGATCGCGGCGCTGGCGGCGGCGAGGATCGAGGAGGCCGTCCGCTGCGGCGAGGAGACGAGCGTGCAGGTGAAGATGGCGAAGGTGCCGTCCGATGTGAATCTCAGGATCGCGGGGCACGCGATGCGGTACCTGACTGATAATAATAAGAAGATCGATCTTCGCGGGCCGGTGTTTGTGACGGTGCGGGCGGAGATTTTGGGATAA
- a CDS encoding type II toxin-antitoxin system HicB family antitoxin has translation MRRVNYRILLRKEPEGGYTVTVPTLPGCVTFGGTIEEAIAMAKEAIELYLEDLTERGEEIPTEEDTLEYTLTVEAHA, from the coding sequence ATGCGCCGCGTCAATTATCGCATTCTTCTGCGGAAAGAACCGGAAGGAGGCTACACCGTCACGGTACCGACACTCCCGGGCTGCGTCACCTTCGGTGGCACGATCGAGGAGGCGATCGCCATGGCAAAAGAAGCGATCGAACTGTACCTGGAAGACCTGACCGAAAGAGGAGAAGAGATCCCGACCGAGGAAGATACCCTTGAATATACGCTGACCGTCGAAGCACATGCCTAA
- a CDS encoding MFS transporter translates to MFPDLKPKPSLSKSEKKQGLSMVIWDGLATQAMVTLTGGVFLVAFALELGASNTVIGLLAAIPPLAELLQVPAVYIIRKVRNRRLITVTASTAARLVWLLIAAIPFLFGTGSGVWVLVGAMLLYSTISSISHCSWNSWMHDLIPQQKIGAFFSRRMGISTALAVPLSIVAALFVDAWKVEPGGEVTAYALLFFGGCIAGLIGVIFLARTPEPELGEDQKPDFSEVLKEPFADRNFKNLLIFLGSWNFAINLAAPFFTVYMLQRIGLDISWVIALAVMSQIVSIIFFRVWGEVADVFSHKSVLQISGPIFILAIIGWTFTTLPDPYILTVPILIAIHILTGLSTAGVTLSTNYIGLKLAPKGKATAYLMASSITTYLAAGIAPALGGIFVDFFASREVALTITFSDPSGVLILRPLDFQHWDFFFFFAFLIGLYSLHRLSFVREEGEEKKRIVVHELLTEVRREMRNLSTAGGLRIMASPPVSEYLKPPKKEKRRRRPVWEEEETY, encoded by the coding sequence ATGTTCCCGGACCTCAAACCAAAACCATCGTTGAGCAAGAGCGAGAAGAAGCAGGGGCTCTCGATGGTCATCTGGGACGGCCTCGCCACGCAGGCGATGGTCACCCTCACCGGCGGGGTGTTTCTCGTCGCCTTCGCCCTGGAGCTCGGCGCCTCCAACACCGTCATCGGTCTCCTCGCCGCCATCCCCCCACTCGCCGAACTCCTCCAGGTCCCGGCGGTCTATATTATCAGGAAAGTGCGGAACCGACGACTCATCACCGTCACCGCCTCGACCGCCGCCAGACTGGTCTGGCTGCTCATCGCCGCCATCCCCTTCCTCTTCGGCACCGGCTCAGGCGTCTGGGTGCTTGTCGGGGCAATGCTCCTTTACTCGACCATCTCCTCGATCTCCCACTGCTCCTGGAACTCCTGGATGCACGACCTCATCCCGCAGCAGAAGATCGGGGCCTTCTTCTCGCGCCGGATGGGGATCTCGACCGCCCTCGCGGTCCCGCTCTCAATTGTCGCCGCTCTCTTCGTCGACGCCTGGAAGGTCGAACCGGGAGGCGAAGTCACGGCCTATGCCCTGCTCTTCTTCGGCGGATGCATCGCCGGACTGATCGGCGTCATCTTCCTTGCCAGAACGCCGGAACCGGAACTTGGCGAAGACCAGAAGCCCGACTTCAGCGAGGTGCTCAAGGAACCCTTCGCGGACAGAAACTTCAAGAACCTCCTCATATTCCTGGGCTCCTGGAACTTCGCCATCAACCTCGCCGCCCCCTTCTTCACCGTCTACATGCTCCAGCGGATCGGTCTCGACATCTCCTGGGTGATCGCCCTCGCCGTGATGAGCCAGATCGTCTCCATCATCTTCTTCAGGGTCTGGGGGGAAGTCGCCGATGTCTTCAGCCACAAGTCGGTCCTGCAGATCAGCGGCCCGATCTTCATCCTGGCCATCATCGGCTGGACCTTCACCACCCTCCCCGACCCCTACATCCTCACCGTACCCATCCTCATCGCCATCCACATCCTCACCGGTCTCTCGACCGCCGGCGTCACCCTCTCGACCAACTACATCGGGCTCAAACTCGCACCCAAGGGGAAGGCCACCGCATACCTGATGGCCTCGAGCATCACCACCTATCTTGCCGCCGGGATCGCCCCGGCCCTCGGCGGGATCTTCGTCGACTTCTTCGCCTCACGTGAGGTCGCCCTCACCATCACCTTCAGCGATCCCTCGGGCGTCCTCATCCTCCGGCCCCTCGACTTCCAGCACTGGGACTTTTTCTTCTTCTTCGCCTTCCTCATCGGCCTCTACTCCCTCCACCGCCTCTCCTTTGTCAGGGAGGAGGGGGAGGAGAAGAAACGGATCGTCGTCCACGAACTTCTCACCGAGGTGCGCCGGGAGATGCGCAACCTCTCCACCGCGGGCGGGCTGCGCATAATGGCAAGTCCACCGGTCTCCGAGTACCTGAAACCGCCGAAGAAGGAGAAGCGGCGGCGCAGACCGGTCTGGGAGGAAGAGGAGACATATTAG
- a CDS encoding ABC transporter ATP-binding protein — translation MSIIEVKNLKKLFNGREVLQGISFSVEKGEVFGFLGPNGAGKTTTVRCVLGLLRPDAGSAQVLGGDLGADDPLRRRIGVLLENNGLSDRLTAQENLDYFARLYDLENPDERVAEMLGFVGLEERKDGLVGTFSTGMKRKLGIARAVLHDPEVLFLDEPSSGLDPEAQRMVRDLILDLSKKEGMTVFLNSHNLDEVQRVCTSVAILHQGRIRAFDTVQRLREGEEGTHIEVVLGDPDSVGRAAGVLRGMPGIKEVEEEGESVTAVLTGESAAAAVRALVMADCAVEEVRKEQQSLEEIYLAAVHQAEGSA, via the coding sequence ATGAGCATCATTGAAGTCAAAAATCTGAAAAAGCTCTTCAACGGGAGAGAGGTCCTGCAGGGGATCTCATTCTCCGTCGAAAAAGGTGAGGTCTTCGGATTCCTCGGGCCGAACGGTGCCGGGAAGACCACGACGGTCCGCTGCGTCCTGGGACTTCTCCGTCCGGATGCAGGAAGCGCACAGGTCCTCGGCGGGGACCTGGGGGCCGACGATCCCCTGCGGCGGCGGATCGGCGTGCTCCTCGAGAACAACGGACTCTCGGACCGACTCACCGCACAGGAGAACCTCGACTACTTTGCCAGGCTCTACGACCTGGAGAACCCCGACGAGAGAGTTGCGGAGATGCTCGGGTTCGTCGGCCTCGAAGAGCGCAAGGACGGTCTGGTCGGCACCTTCTCGACCGGCATGAAACGGAAACTCGGGATCGCGCGGGCTGTCCTCCACGACCCCGAGGTCCTCTTCCTGGACGAACCCTCTTCGGGCCTCGACCCCGAAGCGCAACGGATGGTCCGCGATCTCATCCTCGACCTCTCGAAGAAAGAGGGGATGACCGTCTTCCTCAACTCGCACAACCTCGACGAAGTCCAGCGGGTCTGCACATCGGTCGCCATCCTTCACCAGGGGCGTATCCGGGCATTCGACACCGTCCAGAGACTTCGAGAAGGAGAAGAAGGCACCCATATCGAAGTCGTCCTCGGCGACCCGGACTCAGTCGGACGGGCCGCCGGGGTCCTGCGGGGCATGCCGGGCATCAAAGAAGTCGAAGAAGAGGGTGAGAGCGTCACCGCCGTTCTCACCGGCGAGAGCGCGGCAGCGGCGGTCAGGGCACTGGTCATGGCAGACTGTGCCGTGGAAGAAGTCAGAAAAGAACAGCAGTCCCTGGAAGAGATCTATCTTGCGGCCGTGCACCAGGCGGAGGGATCGGCATGA
- a CDS encoding HepT-like ribonuclease domain-containing protein has product MSEPDPVLSCHDILEAIDRIERYTATLTFENFFQDTKTQDAVIRNLEIIGEAVKNLPTDFKEAHPEVEWRAVAGMRDKLIHHYFGVDMRIVWETARTDLPVFRSRIESILRE; this is encoded by the coding sequence ATGTCTGAGCCCGACCCAGTTCTCTCCTGTCACGACATCCTCGAAGCCATCGACCGTATCGAACGCTATACGGCCACCCTTACTTTTGAGAACTTTTTCCAGGATACGAAAACACAGGACGCCGTGATCAGAAACCTCGAAATCATCGGGGAAGCGGTGAAAAATCTCCCGACCGATTTCAAGGAGGCGCACCCCGAGGTGGAGTGGCGTGCCGTCGCCGGGATGCGGGACAAACTCATCCATCATTACTTCGGCGTCGACATGAGGATCGTCTGGGAGACGGCACGCACCGACCTCCCGGTTTTCCGGAGCCGGATCGAGTCGATCCTTAGAGAATAA
- a CDS encoding DUF2178 domain-containing protein: MDNKQFKIVKFFIVIAMGAGIGAAVAETSPLIAIAAWFAGLFAILLLRKRYVRGEVEKDEMTGMIAGKAAYLTVMIAAPALAVGGMALIAAREVLPAYEMAGYAMAYTSVGLLLLQVIFVTVFYRKMAD; the protein is encoded by the coding sequence ATGGACAACAAACAGTTCAAGATTGTGAAATTCTTCATCGTCATCGCCATGGGCGCCGGGATCGGGGCGGCGGTGGCGGAAACGTCGCCGCTCATTGCGATCGCCGCCTGGTTTGCCGGTCTCTTTGCCATCCTCCTCCTTCGAAAACGGTATGTCCGCGGCGAGGTGGAGAAGGACGAGATGACCGGGATGATCGCGGGGAAGGCGGCGTACCTGACCGTCATGATCGCGGCGCCCGCGCTTGCGGTCGGTGGGATGGCGCTCATCGCGGCCCGTGAGGTCCTGCCCGCGTACGAGATGGCCGGATATGCGATGGCCTACACCTCGGTCGGGCTTCTCCTCCTCCAGGTCATCTTCGTGACGGTTTTTTACCGGAAGATGGCGGACTGA
- a CDS encoding type II toxin-antitoxin system HicA family toxin translates to MPKIPVLSPQKVIKILERKGFVLVRTRGSHHLYRHPETGRRVTVPAHAKDLPTGTLLEILRQAGIKREELKDLT, encoded by the coding sequence ATGCCTAAAATCCCTGTCCTCTCCCCGCAAAAAGTCATCAAAATCCTTGAGAGGAAAGGGTTTGTCCTGGTACGAACACGGGGCAGCCACCACCTTTACCGTCACCCAGAGACAGGACGGCGCGTGACGGTCCCGGCCCATGCAAAGGATCTACCCACGGGTACTCTTCTTGAAATTCTCCGACAGGCAGGGATCAAAAGAGAAGAACTCAAAGACCTCACATGA
- a CDS encoding type II toxin-antitoxin system RelE family toxin, translating to MYKILISRTFQKQFRRLPAGTQERIRLSLSGLEEDPFNPRPGTDVKPLRHTSPQKYRLRVGGYRVIYTVEGDTVRVVDVMTRGREYSGVCEEFVPLAWIGSIQ from the coding sequence ATGTACAAGATCCTGATCTCCCGGACGTTTCAGAAGCAGTTTCGTAGACTGCCGGCCGGGACGCAGGAGAGGATACGGCTCTCTCTTTCTGGACTGGAGGAAGATCCCTTCAACCCTCGTCCGGGTACCGATGTCAAACCTCTTCGCCACACCTCGCCGCAGAAATATCGCCTCAGGGTCGGGGGTTATCGTGTCATCTATACTGTTGAGGGCGATACGGTCCGAGTCGTTGATGTGATGACGCGGGGGCGGGAGTATTCGGGGGTTTGTGAAGAGTTTGTGCCGTTAGCGTGGATAGGTTCGATCCAGTGA
- a CDS encoding deoxyguanosinetriphosphate triphosphohydrolase family protein, producing MNIKPGILEKIRARQASIDELASPRATRNADAVRRKTDPFRPEEPVIRPPFYRDADRILHSKAYTRYIDKTQVFFLIDNDHITHRVLHVQLVSKIARTIGRALGLNEDLIEAIALGHDIGHVPFGHKGEEFLNEICVREGIGVFRHNLQSIQSLDVIEDLDLTLQTLDGILCHDGERFVRRLRPTGPLDAATLAAKCDRIRRGADDPPVLPSTMEGCVVRAADVIAYLGRDLQDAIEVGLIEEDDDDLAAICRESLGIENYQTINWTVIDTLIKDLVNESFEEAEIAFSREAAEAVTRMQQFSIDHIYQNPRLTAQQEKIRTMFVTLFDHFAADLAGGKADSPICTDFLDAPWVSRPYLDHASDGEKVRDFIAGMTDRYFAETFQAVTIPERVRGTYRRAERA from the coding sequence ATGAACATAAAACCCGGGATACTTGAAAAAATCAGAGCGCGGCAGGCGTCTATCGATGAACTCGCCTCACCCCGGGCGACCCGGAACGCCGACGCCGTCCGGAGAAAAACCGACCCCTTCAGACCCGAAGAGCCCGTCATCCGCCCGCCCTTCTACCGCGACGCCGACCGGATCCTCCACTCCAAGGCCTACACCCGCTACATCGACAAGACCCAGGTCTTCTTTCTCATCGACAACGACCACATCACCCACCGCGTCCTCCACGTCCAGCTCGTCTCCAAGATCGCCCGCACCATCGGCCGGGCCCTCGGGCTCAACGAAGACCTGATCGAGGCGATCGCCCTCGGCCACGACATCGGGCATGTGCCCTTCGGGCACAAGGGCGAGGAGTTTCTCAACGAGATCTGCGTGCGGGAGGGGATCGGCGTCTTCAGACACAACCTCCAGAGCATCCAGTCCCTCGACGTCATCGAAGACCTGGACCTCACCCTCCAGACCCTGGACGGCATCCTCTGCCATGACGGCGAACGGTTCGTCCGCCGCCTCCGCCCGACCGGCCCCCTCGACGCGGCGACGCTCGCGGCCAAATGCGATCGGATCCGGCGGGGGGCAGACGACCCGCCGGTCCTCCCGTCCACGATGGAGGGGTGCGTCGTCAGGGCCGCGGACGTCATCGCCTACCTGGGCCGCGACCTCCAGGACGCGATCGAGGTCGGGCTGATCGAGGAGGACGACGACGACCTCGCGGCGATCTGCCGTGAAAGCCTCGGCATCGAGAATTACCAGACGATCAACTGGACGGTCATCGACACCCTCATCAAAGACCTCGTCAACGAGAGTTTCGAAGAAGCGGAGATCGCCTTCTCCCGCGAGGCGGCGGAGGCGGTGACGCGGATGCAGCAGTTCAGCATCGACCACATCTACCAGAATCCCAGACTCACCGCCCAGCAGGAGAAGATCAGAACGATGTTCGTCACTCTCTTCGACCACTTTGCCGCCGACCTGGCGGGGGGGAAGGCGGACTCCCCCATCTGCACCGACTTTCTCGACGCCCCCTGGGTCTCCCGGCCATATCTGGACCACGCAAGCGACGGCGAGAAGGTGCGTGACTTCATCGCCGGGATGACCGACCGTTACTTTGCCGAGACCTTCCAGGCGGTCACCATCCCAGAACGGGTGAGGGGCACCTACCGGCGAGCAGAGAGGGCGTGA